The genome window TACCACGGCAAAGGAGCAATAAAATTTTTTACCCACAACCCAAACTGAGCCAAAACAAACAACAAAACAAATAAAACTAACCAAGCCTTCATTATCAATTAACTCCTCACAACTGCCCACAATGTACCATGATACCTCGTAGATTTAAGAAAAAATCTTCCCTCTCCACAGAGGAGAAAGAAGAAAGACTGAGTATCATTTTTTAATAAATTTACAAAAAATTAAGTTTCCGACGCGGACTGCTGATTGAGTAAAGGAGAAAAATATGCCACCAAAGCCCCTAAAATAAAACCAATTACATTACGGAATAAAGGTAACCATTCACTCGTCCGAGTTACCACAGGGCCCATCCCAAAAGCAAAGAATAGAATTCCCCACAAAGGAGAAATAATTAATACCCACTGCCAAGCAAAAACTTGCCCCTCCTTACGAGGTAAAGCAGCCAAACCAAAAATAACTCCCCCCACCACAGAAGTAATCAAAGTTAAAATCCATTGCTCTTGAGGTAAACCAGGCACCACCAAACAACCCCCATCCTTTAAACAAGTTTCCACAGTGTCCATGGCTGTAACAATAGAATTATTCTCCCCGTTTTCACGGACATAATACATATTACCGAAGCGAGTTTGTAACTCAATCCAAAAAGTACGGGGCAATAAAGGGTAAACATCATCTCCTACACTAAAAGCAAGTAAATTTCCACCCCTGCCGTCAGCTACCAATAAAATACTCTGCTCATCCAAATTCCAAAACTTAATTACCGCTCTTCCAGGAGATTGATCATACTGAGTCAATATTCTTAACTTCCATCCCGTCTCCTGTTCAAATTTGTCAAACTCTTCAATCAAATTTTGTTCCTGCAAATCTGGCAAATAATTCGCCAAATCTAGTACGGGGGTAACTTCACTGGGTAACAATTGTGGATTGTTTACCGCTTGGGCCGGTTGAGGAGTAAATAACCATGTTGTTAATGTTAAGAGACAAACGGTTAAGGATAAAAAGATTTTAGTAAGAAGACGACTGTGCATAGTTTCTAACGAAAGATTACTTTTTGATAAGGGTTTTTAAGGTTTGTTACAAATATTAACCTTTATTCTAACTTACCTTTGGAATGGAAACACAGAATCAGGAAAAAAAACAACACACCAATAGATTTAAAATACTTTTTCTCATTTTGTAAGCCATCAAAAAGGTTCATTTTCAGGTAAACTTCATAAAGTCTATTTCAATCTACCAATCTTGGAAAAAAAAGCAAAATCGATTTATTGGCAACTAACCCCCTATGTTCGCCCTCAGCTAAAAACTATTGTGGGAGCATTCCTCTGCACCATTGGATTTACTATTTTCTGGCCTATATTGGCTTGGTTAGCAGGAGAAATGGCAGAATATGTTGGGCAGGGTGATTTAGCTTCTATTGTTTCCTTGGCAGGGTTCGCGGCCATAATATTTTTCATTCGGGGCATCGTACAATACGGGCAAGATACCCTTATGGCAAAGGCTGCGTTATACATTGCCCTCGATGTACGCAAATTGGTTTATGGACATTTACAAAAATTAAGTCTTAGTTATTTTGAGTCTGCAAAAACTGGGGATTTATCCTATCGTTTAACGGAAGATGTGGACAAAATAGGAGAGGTAATTAATAAAATATTTCAGCAATTTCTACCTAGTATTTTGCAATTAATTGCGGTTTTAGGGTACATGATTTATGTCAATTGGCAGCTAACTATTTCTACTTTAATTATTGCTCCTTTGATGGCTGTATTAATTGGAGCTTTTGGTTCAAGGTTGTTGGATTTGACTAGAAAAAGCCAAAATCGTATCTCTAATTTATCAGCATTGATTACGGAGGTTTTTGGTGGTATTAGATTAGTACAGGCTTTTGCGGCGGAAGAATATGAAATAAATCGCTTTGGTATTGAGGCAGAAAGTAATAGAAGAAGCAAGTTTGCCGCGGAAAGAATTAAGGCTCTGCAATTTGTGGTAGTGGGCTTTCTTGAGGCCATGAGTGTAATTTTGCTATTTTTCCTTGGAGGTTGGCAAATTTCTCAGGGTAATATGACGGGTACTGATTTTGTGAGCTACATTGCAGCGGTGGCTTTGTTAATTGATCCTATTTCTATTACTACGAATAATTATAATGAGTTTAAGCAGGGGGAGGCTTCGGTAGAGCGTGTTTTTGAGTTGTTAAGTTTACAACCTTTGGTAGTAGAAAAAACAGAACCTATTATTCTTGAAAAAGCTAGTGGTTTGGTAGAATATCGTAATGTTAGTTTTGCTTATAATGAAGAGAAATATGTTTTAAATAATATTGATTTATCAGTAAAAAAAGGAGAAACGATCGCCCTTGTGGGTACTTCTGGAGCGGGAAAAAGTACCATGGTGAACCTGTTACCTCGTTTCTATGATGTAACCGCAGGAGAGATTTTAATTGATGGTATTAATATCAAAGATTTAACCATTAAAAGCCTGAGAAAACAGATCGGAATTGTACCCCAAGAAACTAATTTATTTTCAGGAACTATTGCGGATAATATTGCTTTTGGTCAAACAGATTTTGATATTCAATTAGTAGAAAGAGCGGCTATAATTGCCAATGCAGATCATTTTGTGAAGGATTTAACCCAAGGTTACTATAGTTATGTAGGGGAAAGGGGTGTTAGTCTTTCTGGTGGACAAAGACAGCGCATTGCGATCGCACGGGCGATGTTTTTAGATCCCCCCATTCTCATCCTTGACGAAGCCACCTCGGCCCTCGACTCAGAGTCCGAAGCCCTGGTACAAGAGGCTCTCGAAAGGATTATGCAAGAGCGTACCGTATTCGTCATTGCCCACCGTCTAGCCACCGTCAGAAGGGCTGACCGCATCTTGGTATTGGATAAAGGTAAAATTATAGAGTCAGGTAATCATGAGCAATTATTAGAACAAAATGGACGTTATGCCCGTTTTCACGCTCAGCAATTCTATGATAATTAATAGTTTAAACCTCCATTGCCCTATCGTTAAGCCATAGACACAAGGGCTAACTGTTGCATCTTTTTAAAAATATTGAGAAAACCATTGGCACGGGAAGGAGTCAAACTAGCTTGTAAACCAGTTTCCTCGATAAAATCAGGTTCAATGGTAACAATTTCTTGGGGGGTTAAACCATTCAGAGAATCAATTAAAAAAGCCACTAATCCTTTTACCAATTGAGCATCAGAATCTCCCTGATAAAAAATTTGACCATCTTCTATATTTGAAATAATATAAACCTGGGATACACAACCAGAAACCTTATTTTCTGAAGTTTTAGCAGTTTCGGGTAATGTTTCTAACTTTTTGGCATACCATAGCAACTGCTCATATTTTTGCTTAGGATTTTCCCTACGTTTAAATTTCTGAACAATCTTATCTAATTTTTCAGGTCTTGTGGTGGAATTAGAAGTCATTTTATCGAATTGTAAATATGGAGAACATTTAACTGTACTTTCTAGTCTAGGATAGAAAACGGGAAAAAAAAGGCGAACTTAAAATGAATCACACAATTTTTCTATTTATCTCTAGGTGTAAGAAAGGTAATTTTGTTACTTTACAGGCTGTTTCAATTTTACTCTTTTTAGGTTCTTTTCTCGCTCCTCTTGCTATGGCACAGGGTTTGAGTAGGGAAATTAATGGCAATATGGGGGGAAGTGTAAATAGTGGCGATTGTGGTTATATTGGTGCTAATCCCCATCATGTTATCAACCTCAGTGAGCAAAATTTTTCCCTTCATCTTCGGGTAGAAGCTAGTCAAGGGCAACCTACTTTATTAATTATAGGACCAAATAAGGGCGATCGCACCTGTATCTTAGGAGATACGGGGGCTGGAAAATTACCGCAAATGGGTGGAGTTTGGGCCCCAGGGCAGTACTCTATTTATGTAGGAGAAACAAGGGGTAGTCAACATCCCTTTACCCTCAAAATTGTTAATAGATAAAAAATAATTGCTAATTTCTGCTAGAAGAATATTGTATTTGTCTGATAGTGTTAAGGTTATTTGTTGTAATCGAGTTTATCCCTATTTTTATAAATTTTTCAGCTATTTTTTTATTATCAACAGTCCATAAATGATATTCATATCCTCTGGCAATAAACTGATAAATATAATTTTTATTAAGAAATTGAGATACAGATGTACTGATACCATCTGCATCAATATCATCTAGTTTTTTTAATAATTTATGAGCTGATAAACTTGAGAGTTTAATGCTATTAAAAGTTTTTAGACTTAATAATAATAATGTTTTTAACTCTGGCATTTGCTGTTTTACATTTTTCAAAGTTTTACTATTAAAAGAGATAATTACCAACTGATTTAAATTGATTCTATTATTTTTTAGGATACGCAATAAGTAGGGGACAATCTCAGGATCTGATTTTATTTCTAAAAACAGCTTTGTCTCTGAAGGTAATATTGCTAAAACTTCCTCTAGGGTAGGAATTTTTTCATTTTTAAAAGCAGAATTAAACCAATATCCGACATCTAATTTTTGTAATTCTGCCAAGGTCGAATCCTTAACAATTAACTTTTTATTAGCAACTCTAGCCGTGTGTGAGTCGTGAATACAAACAATCCGTTTATCTTTGGTTAAGTGAAAATCTCCTTCTATGCCATCAGCCCCTTGGGCTATAGCCAATCGAAAAGCTGCAAGGGTGTTTTCAGGGCTTTCTTTTGGTAAACCTCGATGCGCTATTATCATTGGCTGTATTGCCATTATTCCTCCTCGTCAATAAAGTTGTGTAAGTTGTTAGTCGATTATAAATAGAGCAAAAAAACTCTCATCTCCCTATGGCTATATAATTTTGGAGATATTTGCTTATAATTTTACAACCCATATTATCAATGGGAAATATTTTATGAGAAATCGTGGTAAGACAACTATTTTTTTATTTCACTCAATCGACAAATTTATTTAGAAATAATAATCTTAATAATTTTCCATAAAATTTAAGATATAACAACAAAAATCAATGGTCAAATATATGAATTAAAAAAATAAGAATTAAGTTACAAATGTTCAAACAAAAGATTTAATTCTACACAAAAGGTAGATTTATTTTTTACCTTATTGATATTGAAAAGATTAGTTACTTCTTGAGAGACTAAGTGGATTTTATTACGATAGTGAGATATGTTTAAATAAAGTTTAAAGTAGCTCAATATATTTACGAATAAGACTAATGGTAACGGCGGGAAGTTCGAGATGGGGAGTTAATCCTACTTCTTCGATGACTTGGAAATATTTAATCGCATTGGGGTTCATCTCGGCAAGGCGTTTGCCTATTTCGGGGCTAGTAAATTGAGATTCTCTACCCCAGACTATGGCAGTGGGGATGGTTAGTTGCTCGATATGTTTGGATAAGTCAAAACATAAGTCTCCTCTGACAAAGGATAGGGCCGCATATTCGCCATTGGGTTGGGAGGCACTTTTGAGGTAGGAGGCGACTAATTCGGGGAAAATTCGTTGAGGATTGGCAAATTGTCTTTTTTCTAAAAAACTTTTAATGCCTGATTCACTGGCAACGCCGACATTATAAAAGAATTTATCTACTATGGGGGTACTGATTATTTGAGCAAATAGGCTTTTGGTGTAGTTTTCTTCAAAGTCTGATAATCCTGCGGGGGTGAAGAGAATTAGTTGTTTGAAAAGGTAAGGCTGTGCGATCGCCACTTGCACTAAAAAGGCGGCGGTAAGGGAGGAGGCGACAACGGTGGTAGGCTCTTGACATACCTGCTCTAAAAATTCTGTAATGGTAGTGAGGTAATCTTCTATGGTGTATTCTTTTTCGGGGTGAGCCGATTTTCCCCAACCAATTAAATCAGGGGCAATGATGCGATATTCCCCCGCAAAAGCAGGATAAACCTGTGACCACTCGTAAGCGGATGAACCTCCGCCAAAACCATGTAAAAACACTAAATTAGGTTTTTTTTCTTCTGATGAGGAAGATTGACCTAAATTTTGTACCGATTGCCAAAAAAAACTGTCGGAGGAGTAATAAACCATATCTCCTAGGCTAGTATTGACAATATTTTCGATGAATCCAAGAGATTTAAACATAAAAGAAACAGGAAATATTTTTGTATTTTGATATTAATTATTATGTTAATCCAATTCCCATCATAATCATTTATTCCTTAACTTATAATTTATCGGTTATTACTTCTTGTCTTTAACTTCTTTTTCTTCTATTTTTCTGGAGAGGATTCTTGTGTATCACAATCAATTTGTATGTCAAGATGATTATAAAGAAATTATAAAATTAATCCTATGACACCATCGAAAATAGCTAGTTACGGTGAATGGCGATCGCCCGTAACCTCCGATTTAATCGTCTCAGGGAGCATTGGTTTAAGTTCCGTCAAATTTGACCAAAAAGACGTTTATTGGCTCGAAAATCGCCCCTCAGAAGGGGGTAGAGCCGTTATAGTTCGCTATACCAACGGAAAAAAAGAAGATGTCACCCCTGCTCCTTTTAACGTCCGTAGCCGAGTCCATGAGTATGGAGGGGGAGCTTTTTTGATTGATAACGGTACCATTTATTTTAGTAACTATACAGATCAAAGGGTATATGTGCAGAAAATTGGACAACAACCCCACCCTCTCACCGCCGAATCAAAAGTACGATATACCGATTTTTGTCTTGATAAAAACCGTCATCGTTTAATTTGTGTTGCCGAAGATCATAGTAACCCAGAAAAAGAACCAGAAAATAAACTTGTCACCATCGATTTAAACACAGGGAAAGTAGAGAATTTGGTGCAAGGGGCAGACTTTTACACCTCCCCCCGCCTAAGCCCCGATAAATCGCAGTTGGCTTGGCTTTGTTGGCATCATCCCTATATGCCTTGGGAAAGTACCTTTTTACATCTAGGCACCTTTGATGAGGAAGGGAAAATCAGGAATGATGAAACCGTAGCAGGAAGCGACACCGAATCTATCTGTCAACCTGAATTTAGTCCTAACGGTCTTTTATATTTTAGTAGCGATCGCACCGATTGGTGGAACTTATATCGTCGTAACCAAGATGGCAAAATCGAATCGGTATATCCCCTTAACGCAGAATTTGGTTATCCCCATTGGGTATTTGGGGAATCTGTTTACGGTTTTGCCAATGAAAACACCATCGTTTGTACCTATACCCAAAACGGAATTTGGCATTTAGCTAGTTTAGACACCGAGAGAAAAAACCTTACTAATCTCAATATTGCCTATACCAATATTGCCTATTTACAGGTAAACGGCAGCCAAATTTTATTCACCGCTGGTTCTCCTAGTCAGCCCACCGCCGTGGTTTTGGGAGATACCATCAGCCAAGAAACTGACATATTACAACAGGCTAGTAACCTTGACTTAGACGTAGGTTATCTTACTCAACCCGAACAAATCGAATTTCCTACCAGTAACGGTAATACCGCCTATGCTTGGTATTATCCCCCCCAAAACAAAGACTATCAAGCCCCAGAAGGGGAATTACCTCCTTTGTTGGTAAAAAGCCACGGTGGCCCCACTGCCATGACTACCGCTGGTTATAATCTGCGTATTCAATACTGGACAAGTCGAGGTTTTGCCTTTGTGGATGTGAATTATGGTGGTAGTACGGGATATGGTCGAGAATATCGCCAAAGGTTAACTAAAAACTGGGGCATCGTTGATGTGGAGGATTGTATTAATGTTGCTAAATACCTGGTAGAAGCCAAAAAAGTTAATCAAGAAAAATTAGCAATTTCGGGGGGGAGTGCAGGGGGTTATACTACCTTAGCCGCTCTTACTTTCCATGATGTATTTAAGGCAGGGGCGAGTTATTATGGCATCGGAGATTTAGAAGTATTAGCCACCGACACCCATAAGTTTGAATCCCGTTATCTTGATAACCTCATCGGTAAATATCCCGAAGAAAAAGAAGTTTATAAAGTGCGATCGCCTTTATATCATATAGAAAAGCTATCCTGCCCCGTTGCCTTCTTCCAAGGATTAGAAGATAAAGTAGTACCTCCCAACCAAGCAGAGATGATGGTTAACGCCCTCACAGAAAAAGGAATTACCACCACCTACGTTACCTTTGCCGATGAAGGACACGGTTTTCGGAAAGCAGAAAATATCAAAAAAGCCCTCGATGGAGAGTTCAACTTTTACGCAAAAATTTTCGGATTTTCTTGCCAAAATTAAAACCCTTCAGTTATAATGTAACTACCTAACACTTAAACCACACCTAATAGCCAGAGCGAAACCCCTTTGCTCTGGCTCCCCTTTTTGTATAAAAGAGTTGGGTGTGAAATTGTTCGATTAGGGGAATGGGGAATAGGCAATATTTTTATTCAAAAAACCTTCATTATCCATTCTCAATTATCCATTACTTATGGTGCCCCTCAGCGATCGCACGACTGCAACACCACTCACTAGGTAAAGTAGAAGGCCAACCCATTTCCAAGGCTTCCTGACAAATAGTCATCACAGTCAATTGACAGTCAATTAGCTGAAAATCTTCCTTCTGACACTGTTTTAAACTGTGCTTGAGAATAGAATCGTCTTGAAATTCAATGGTTTTATTACACTGAATGCAGACAATATGATGATGGTGATGGGGATAGGGATGGTTTAACTCATAATGTTTATGACCCTCTGCCAATTCTAGCTCCCGTAACACCCTCATTTTAGTCATCAATTTAACACTACGATAAATAGTCGATAAACTAATGTTTTCCCCTTGCTCATCCAAGAGATTGTGTAACTCCTCAGCACTCAAATGATTTCCTTGGGGAAGGTTATAAAAAACATCCAAGATTTTCTCCCTTTGGGGAGTCATACGCCATCCCCTAGAGTTGAGCTTTTTTTTGATTGATGCGGTGGTGTCTAAAGCCATAAAGATTCCTGACAATTCTTTCTTTATTAATAATACTTCTCTTTGATGGCTATTTGCAACTACTTGGCTCTAATTGAGAATAAACCTCAAATATCTGTACAGATATAATTGATAATAATAGTTAATAATTAGGCTTTATCGTTTTGGTGCAATAAACATGGCATCGCCAAAGGAATAAAAACGATATTTTTCCTCGATCGCCCTTTGATATATACTAAGTAATCTTTCCCTACCAATGAGCGCTCCCACAAGCATCAACAGACTAGACTTTGGTAAATGAAAATTAGTAATTAATCCATCAATAACCTTAAATTCATAACCAGGGTAGATAAAAAGATTGGTTTTGCCACGGTAAGGCATCAGGGCATTATGATGGGCAAAAGTCCCCTCCAAAGCCCTAACTACCGTCGTACCGACACTTATTACTCTCCCCCCACGGCTTTTGGTTTCCTTAATTTTATGGATGGTTTCCTCATTTACTTCAATCCATTCTTGGTGCATGTCATGGTTAAGAATATCCTCAGTTTCCACAGGGCGAAATGTGCCGATACCCACATGGAGGGTGATATGGGCGATCGCTACTTGTTTCTGGGCTAAATTATTAAATACATCCTCCGTAAAATGTAGTCCTGCTGTTGGCGCTGCGATCGCCCCTTGCTTTTGGGCGTAAATAGTTTGATACTGGGATGGTAGTGCCTCGGAATCCGTCACATAGGGAGGAAATGGAATATTACCCAACTTATCCAAAACATCCCAAAAAGAAGCTCCATTACCCACCGTAAACTCTAAAATCCGTCCCCCGGTAGCCTCATCCTTATCAACCACCGTTGCCTTCAAATAAGCCCCCGTAGCTTCATCCTCAAAAACAATTTCCGCCCCCATACTAAATCGTTTTCCCGGTTTCACCAAAGCCAACCAACAAAGGGGAGACTTTTCCTCCACCAGCAACACCTCCACCATGGCACCCGTGGACTTTTTGCCATATAAACGAGCAGGAATTACACGGGTATTATTCAATACCAACAAATCCCCTGGTAAGAGTAAATCGGGAAGGCTAGAAAAAATTTTGTGGTCAATTCCTTCCTCTGGTTTTACCACCAACAGCCGAGATGAATCCCGAGGGATAACAGGATTCTGGGCAATTAATTCTTGGGGTAAAAAATAATCGTAACTAGATAACTTTAAATTTGGATCCATTTATTTATATTATTTGTTAATATCTGTTTGTAAGGGAACATTATCTTTTGTAGCAGATTGAACAGCATTTATGAGCGATCGCACTTCCAAAACTCCCTCAGAAGCCTCAAAAGAAAAAGGTAACTTTCCAGCCGCCAACACCTTCAAACCTACAGGGGCAAGACTCAACAATCCTCGTAAATCTCGAAAATAATTTCCCACCACCATCACCGCAAACTTACGCTCATCCACCCAACCCCCATCCTTCACCAAATCTACTAATACCTTACGATGACGAACAGGAGTACTACTTTTGCGAGACTCACGATCCAAAATTTTACCCTTTATCTTCGTAATTTGGTCTAAAGGTGCCACATCCATGGGGCATACCTCATTACACATATAGCAACGAGTACAACCCCAAGCCCCCGACTCAATATTATTATATTTAGTCAACCTATCATCCCCAAAATCATCCCTCGAATCATCCACCATTCGATAGGCTTTTGCCAAAGCATGGGGGCCGACAAAACTATCATTAACCTCCTTTGCATTACACTCAGAGTAACAAGCACCACAAAGAATACAATTTCCCGTTTGTTCTAATAATTTTCTTTCTTCTGGACTTTGTAAAAACTCTTTTTCTGGAATATTTCGGGCGTTGCTACTTACGTAGGGTTCAACTTTTTCTAAATCATTCCAAAAGTTCCCCATATCAACCACTAAGTCCTTCAATACGGGCATATTTCCTAAAGGAGAAATAATTATTTCAGGATTTTTTTCTTTTTCCCCAAAAGAAATTTTACTTAATTCTTCTCCCACATTTTCTTTACAAGCTAACGCCGAACGACCATTAATTTTCATGCCGCAACTACCGCAAATTGTGTTGCGACAATTTTTCCGAAAGGCAAGGCTACCATCGATTTCCCACTTAATTCGATTTAAACATTCAAGAATAGTATTCTTGGGATTTACCTCTAGGGTATAGTCTTGAAAATGGGGAGATAAATTATTGTTTTGACGGAGAATTTTAAAAGTAACTTTCATTTTTGCCTATAATTATTAGTATCACTATTTATATTCTCCGATCTTATTTTATAACCTACAAGGGAAATGATCTTAATTTTTGTTAAAAGTTCAATAATTATCCATATTTTTTTATTTTACTTCTTTAGATAATCTAAAAGCCACAAAGAAGAATTAATAAGTATTTTAGCCTTAGCTTACCTCAAGAAAAACGGAACTTAGGCAGAGAAAATATTAATAAGTCCATAAAAAAAGA of Cyanobacterium sp. HL-69 contains these proteins:
- a CDS encoding Cell division protein FtsI/penicillin-binding protein 2, producing the protein MHSRLLTKIFLSLTVCLLTLTTWLFTPQPAQAVNNPQLLPSEVTPVLDLANYLPDLQEQNLIEEFDKFEQETGWKLRILTQYDQSPGRAVIKFWNLDEQSILLVADGRGGNLLAFSVGDDVYPLLPRTFWIELQTRFGNMYYVRENGENNSIVTAMDTVETCLKDGGCLVVPGLPQEQWILTLITSVVGGVIFGLAALPRKEGQVFAWQWVLIISPLWGILFFAFGMGPVVTRTSEWLPLFRNVIGFILGALVAYFSPLLNQQSASET
- a CDS encoding ATP-binding cassette, subfamily B, bacterial translates to MEKKAKSIYWQLTPYVRPQLKTIVGAFLCTIGFTIFWPILAWLAGEMAEYVGQGDLASIVSLAGFAAIIFFIRGIVQYGQDTLMAKAALYIALDVRKLVYGHLQKLSLSYFESAKTGDLSYRLTEDVDKIGEVINKIFQQFLPSILQLIAVLGYMIYVNWQLTISTLIIAPLMAVLIGAFGSRLLDLTRKSQNRISNLSALITEVFGGIRLVQAFAAEEYEINRFGIEAESNRRSKFAAERIKALQFVVVGFLEAMSVILLFFLGGWQISQGNMTGTDFVSYIAAVALLIDPISITTNNYNEFKQGEASVERVFELLSLQPLVVEKTEPIILEKASGLVEYRNVSFAYNEEKYVLNNIDLSVKKGETIALVGTSGAGKSTMVNLLPRFYDVTAGEILIDGINIKDLTIKSLRKQIGIVPQETNLFSGTIADNIAFGQTDFDIQLVERAAIIANADHFVKDLTQGYYSYVGERGVSLSGGQRQRIAIARAMFLDPPILILDEATSALDSESEALVQEALERIMQERTVFVIAHRLATVRRADRILVLDKGKIIESGNHEQLLEQNGRYARFHAQQFYDN
- the sufE gene encoding cysteine desulfuration protein SufE, whose amino-acid sequence is MTSNSTTRPEKLDKIVQKFKRRENPKQKYEQLLWYAKKLETLPETAKTSENKVSGCVSQVYIISNIEDGQIFYQGDSDAQLVKGLVAFLIDSLNGLTPQEIVTIEPDFIEETGLQASLTPSRANGFLNIFKKMQQLALVSMA
- the glpQ gene encoding glycerophosphoryl diester phosphodiesterase GlpQ — translated: MIIAHRGLPKESPENTLAAFRLAIAQGADGIEGDFHLTKDKRIVCIHDSHTARVANKKLIVKDSTLAELQKLDVGYWFNSAFKNEKIPTLEEVLAILPSETKLFLEIKSDPEIVPYLLRILKNNRINLNQLVIISFNSKTLKNVKQQMPELKTLLLLSLKTFNSIKLSSLSAHKLLKKLDDIDADGISTSVSQFLNKNYIYQFIARGYEYHLWTVDNKKIAEKFIKIGINSITTNNLNTIRQIQYSSSRN
- a CDS encoding putative alpha/beta hydrolase superfamily protein translates to MFKSLGFIENIVNTSLGDMVYYSSDSFFWQSVQNLGQSSSSEEKKPNLVFLHGFGGGSSAYEWSQVYPAFAGEYRIIAPDLIGWGKSAHPEKEYTIEDYLTTITEFLEQVCQEPTTVVASSLTAAFLVQVAIAQPYLFKQLILFTPAGLSDFEENYTKSLFAQIISTPIVDKFFYNVGVASESGIKSFLEKRQFANPQRIFPELVASYLKSASQPNGEYAALSFVRGDLCFDLSKHIEQLTIPTAIVWGRESQFTSPEIGKRLAEMNPNAIKYFQVIEEVGLTPHLELPAVTISLIRKYIELL
- a CDS encoding prolyl oligopeptidase family protein, with protein sequence MTPSKIASYGEWRSPVTSDLIVSGSIGLSSVKFDQKDVYWLENRPSEGGRAVIVRYTNGKKEDVTPAPFNVRSRVHEYGGGAFLIDNGTIYFSNYTDQRVYVQKIGQQPHPLTAESKVRYTDFCLDKNRHRLICVAEDHSNPEKEPENKLVTIDLNTGKVENLVQGADFYTSPRLSPDKSQLAWLCWHHPYMPWESTFLHLGTFDEEGKIRNDETVAGSDTESICQPEFSPNGLLYFSSDRTDWWNLYRRNQDGKIESVYPLNAEFGYPHWVFGESVYGFANENTIVCTYTQNGIWHLASLDTERKNLTNLNIAYTNIAYLQVNGSQILFTAGSPSQPTAVVLGDTISQETDILQQASNLDLDVGYLTQPEQIEFPTSNGNTAYAWYYPPQNKDYQAPEGELPPLLVKSHGGPTAMTTAGYNLRIQYWTSRGFAFVDVNYGGSTGYGREYRQRLTKNWGIVDVEDCINVAKYLVEAKKVNQEKLAISGGSAGGYTTLAALTFHDVFKAGASYYGIGDLEVLATDTHKFESRYLDNLIGKYPEEKEVYKVRSPLYHIEKLSCPVAFFQGLEDKVVPPNQAEMMVNALTEKGITTTYVTFADEGHGFRKAENIKKALDGEFNFYAKIFGFSCQN
- the fur-2 gene encoding iron-responsive transcriptional regulater Fur, which translates into the protein MALDTTASIKKKLNSRGWRMTPQREKILDVFYNLPQGNHLSAEELHNLLDEQGENISLSTIYRSVKLMTKMRVLRELELAEGHKHYELNHPYPHHHHHIVCIQCNKTIEFQDDSILKHSLKQCQKEDFQLIDCQLTVMTICQEALEMGWPSTLPSEWCCSRAIAEGHHK
- the queA gene encoding S-adenosylmethionine:tRNA ribosyltransferase-isomerase; translation: MDPNLKLSSYDYFLPQELIAQNPVIPRDSSRLLVVKPEEGIDHKIFSSLPDLLLPGDLLVLNNTRVIPARLYGKKSTGAMVEVLLVEEKSPLCWLALVKPGKRFSMGAEIVFEDEATGAYLKATVVDKDEATGGRILEFTVGNGASFWDVLDKLGNIPFPPYVTDSEALPSQYQTIYAQKQGAIAAPTAGLHFTEDVFNNLAQKQVAIAHITLHVGIGTFRPVETEDILNHDMHQEWIEVNEETIHKIKETKSRGGRVISVGTTVVRALEGTFAHHNALMPYRGKTNLFIYPGYEFKVIDGLITNFHLPKSSLLMLVGALIGRERLLSIYQRAIEEKYRFYSFGDAMFIAPKR
- the sdhB gene encoding succinate dehydrogenase iron-sulfur subunit SdhB: MKVTFKILRQNNNLSPHFQDYTLEVNPKNTILECLNRIKWEIDGSLAFRKNCRNTICGSCGMKINGRSALACKENVGEELSKISFGEKEKNPEIIISPLGNMPVLKDLVVDMGNFWNDLEKVEPYVSSNARNIPEKEFLQSPEERKLLEQTGNCILCGACYSECNAKEVNDSFVGPHALAKAYRMVDDSRDDFGDDRLTKYNNIESGAWGCTRCYMCNEVCPMDVAPLDQITKIKGKILDRESRKSSTPVRHRKVLVDLVKDGGWVDERKFAVMVVGNYFRDLRGLLSLAPVGLKVLAAGKLPFSFEASEGVLEVRSLINAVQSATKDNVPLQTDINK